A single genomic interval of Mustela nigripes isolate SB6536 chromosome 7, MUSNIG.SB6536, whole genome shotgun sequence harbors:
- the TLX2 gene encoding T-cell leukemia homeobox protein 2, with protein MEPAVLASHNLPHHEPISFGIDQILSCPEPPGSGLGPGRAGQGHGESAPFSGGFHATSSYGPAGSLAPLPGSSGMGPGGVIRVPAHRPMPVPPPAGSAPAVPGPSGLGGAGGLAGLTFPWMDSGRRFAKDRLTAALSPFSGTRRIGHPYQNRTPPKRKKPRTSFSRSQVLELERRFLRQKYLASAERAALAKALRMTDAQVKTWFQNRRTKWRRQTAEEREAERHRAGRLLLHLQQDALPRPLRPPLPPDPLCLHNSSLFALQNLQPWAEDNKVASVSGLASVV; from the exons ATGGAGCCGGCGGTCCTGGCCTCGCACAACCTCCCGCACCACGAGCCAATCAGCTTTGGCATCGATCAGATCCTGAGCTGCCCGGAACCCCCCGGGAGCGGCCTAGGCCCCGGTCGCGCCGGCCAGGGCCATGGGGAGAGTGCACCGTTCTCGGGTGGATTTCACGCAACCTCAAGCTACGGTCCCGCGGGTTCGCTGGCCCCGCTACCTGGCAGCTCAGGCATGGGCCCAGGCGGCGTGATCCGTGTCCCGGCGCATCGTCCAATGCCAGTGCCTCCGCCCGCGGGAAGCGCGCCAGCAGTGCCTGGACCCTCGGGCTTGGGCGGAGCCGGGGGCCTAGCCGGACTCACCTTCCCTTGGATGGACAGCGGCCGCCGCTTTGCCAAGGACCGGCTCACGG CTGCACTCTCGCCCTTCTCTGGGACGCGGCGCATAGGTCACCCCTACCAAAACCGGACCCCCCCGAAGCGGAAGAAGCCGCGCACGTCCTTCTCCCGCTCGCAGGTGCTGGAGCTGGAGCGGCGCTTCCTGCGCCAGAAGTACTTGGCCTCGGCGGAGAGGGCAGCGCTGGCTAAGGCCCTGCGCATGACCGACGCACAGGTCAAGACTTGGTTCCAGAACCGGCGCACCAAGTGGCG GCGCCAGACGGCGGAGGAGCGCGAGGCGGAGCGGCACCGCGCCGGCCGGCTGCTCCTGCACCTACAACAGGATGCCCTACCGCGGCCTCTGCGGCCGCCGCTGCCCCCGGACCCACTCTGCCTGCACAACTCGTCGCTCTTCGCGCTGCAGAACCTGCAGCCCTGGGCCGAGGACAACAAGGTGGCTTCCGTGTCCGGGCTCGCCTCGGTGGTGTGA